CAAAAGAAGCACTTAACCAAAGTAAAATAGGCACAATAAAAGCAAGAAAGTTTACATTATGCTGAGCTTTCCCCACCTCGGCATTATTCACATAATGACATATTATTTCTGTGAAAGGCGTTCTCCCCTCGTTTCCTTTGTTAATAACAAAGCGGTTTTTTATCACTCGTTTTCGCTTGCGTTTTCCACTCGGGTTTTGTACGTCTTGCTGTTGATAAAAGTAACGATGCAGTTTACCGCTTAACCCAACCGCCTCTGGCTGGCTCGGCGCTTCAGGATTTAACTGAATTTGATGCAGCTTTTTTGGGTCAACATTACTAAATTCATCATTGTTTTTACCCCGTTCGCTAATCGTTAACTGTTTCGCCACTGCAAGCTTTAGCACCTCAGCTAACGCGTCTTTTGCTGTTAGCATGCGTTCGATATTTGCAGCAACCAGCTCTCTCACCAAGCAAATCGGTAAGTCTGGTGGTTGAGTTGAACAAGGATGCGCATCGGCAAGTTTTGGCAATGCGTGGAGGCGCTTACGCGTTTGCCACACAGCCAATGCAAATAGCATTAAAAACGGCAAAGCAATAAATAACACTCTAAACGGATACCAAACTTTGCGGTAAAGATAGTTATCCTTAAATACACCTTTTTCAAACGCAAGAGCGATTTCTCCCTGTGCTTTATCTGCTATCTCAGATTGGCTCTTCAACAGGAGTTGATTACGTCCATCAACCATCCTATTGCTTATCACAAACGCATCATTGCTTAGATGATCGACAAACAATTGATGCTCCTTCAGCGTCGCGGTTTGAGGATAGAGAATGGAGACGGTGAGCTTATTTATTTTCAGATTAACATTCGGAAAGAGTGCATAAGTCAATTCGTCCAATGCCGGATAAAATCGCATACGGTTTTTTGATTGATATCGCACTTCAAATTGCTGAGCTTGCCCTTGCTTTGGGAGCTGCTCTTTGCTTATTACGAGCGTTACTGCACTTCTATCGTAGTTATACTTCAGTGCATAACGCACTTCTTGCTCGTCGATTTTTACTGAGTCAATGCTGATATCGCTCAGATAGTGTGTACCATCTGGATACCTCACATCCAGCTCAATTGTTTGTGCGAGACCCTGCCAATCGAAGTTTCCGCCTTGCAATATGCCTTGCTGCGTCACTTGAAGTGCACCAGTTTTATTAATATCGAGCTTAACTTGTAGCTGAGAGAAGTGAGGATCCGCTACCGACGCATCTTTAAATCTTAAATAAGCCTGAGAAGGAGTGCTCACAACCAATAAAATGATTGCCAGCAATACACCGTAAAGCGTGGTAAACCAAAAGCGTTTAGTCATTGTTCAAATCCTTTGAATGCAAAGCGCTAAGTCTATATAACTCAGCTCAATTTGCGCAGCAGACTAAAGCAAATAAGGTCTAATTTCAACACTAAAGTTACCGTTAAAGACACCCCCTTTTGGCGATTAGACCTTGATAATATTTGCACGTCACCGGTTGGCTTTTTGGCTATATACGCTCCCTTTTGGTGCAACGAACAACCGTCTTAACGCATGCTAATTGACACCGAAATAGCGCAGTGATCGCTGAGCATTTTCTCTTCAGCCATATCCGCAAAAAAGTGTACGCTGGGGTCGAATTTCACCGTGTTTGCAAGTTTGTTGCTCAGCAATATATGGTCAATCGGCACAGGGTAACGTGGATGACAACCTGTCAGTATTTTAGTTGCGTTTATCAAAGGTGCGGAGGCATTATTTTGGTGCTTGGTTAACTGCTGCCAAAATTGATTGTCGCCATGGCTTAAACGATGATTAAAGTCGCCCAACACAATGGTGTTGCTATTTGCGTGTTTCTCCAACCAAGACTCGAGCACTGGTAATTGCTCTGCCAGCAATCGACAGGCCTTTTTATCCGAAGTCGAGTAGTTATCAACAAAACAGCCGCTTTTAAGATGCACATTAAGCACTGAAAGCTCGCCAAACTGAGTATTTAAGGTCACAACTAGACCATGTCTTAGCCCTTCAACATCCACGCTAAGTTCGGTCACGTTATCCACTTTGCTTGAGGTAAGGCTATTTTTAATTGCAAACGCGGTTTTCTGCTGTGTAGAGAGGTTGCCACTTCCTCTACAGTCGTACGTCGCGCTATCAGCTCTATTTGAAATCAGTAACTGCC
The sequence above is a segment of the Pseudoalteromonas piscicida genome. Coding sequences within it:
- a CDS encoding DUF2207 domain-containing protein, with amino-acid sequence MTKRFWFTTLYGVLLAIILLVVSTPSQAYLRFKDASVADPHFSQLQVKLDINKTGALQVTQQGILQGGNFDWQGLAQTIELDVRYPDGTHYLSDISIDSVKIDEQEVRYALKYNYDRSAVTLVISKEQLPKQGQAQQFEVRYQSKNRMRFYPALDELTYALFPNVNLKINKLTVSILYPQTATLKEHQLFVDHLSNDAFVISNRMVDGRNQLLLKSQSEIADKAQGEIALAFEKGVFKDNYLYRKVWYPFRVLFIALPFLMLFALAVWQTRKRLHALPKLADAHPCSTQPPDLPICLVRELVAANIERMLTAKDALAEVLKLAVAKQLTISERGKNNDEFSNVDPKKLHQIQLNPEAPSQPEAVGLSGKLHRYFYQQQDVQNPSGKRKRKRVIKNRFVINKGNEGRTPFTEIICHYVNNAEVGKAQHNVNFLAFIVPILLWLSASFVVIGVGAGNGWQVFAGSLIVGLLCTSILLIAVLIVEMFIEHRSEDKKSREMWLVRALIYIPTYLFLLWMCVDGDDELVNGTSVVFHFFYLGFIAAFFSFIGPSKQFKAWVLQSQQFYQYIKLKSQHCFAEGVEKAEYEALLPYAYAFGLLNEWIKGYEAYLTAELDDTMPLIPWIRYKKITEPRELKQHLSCLEAVMPAISCLAYDKNIVY
- a CDS encoding endonuclease/exonuclease/phosphatase family protein, with translation MTTKLTAFVFSAIFSLSLLGCQSEPSNTDTSVVSGQATAAPLKIATWNMEHLAYPSSAGCRPRDEQEISALRDYAKGLNADVIALQEVASVKALEQVFPSSEWQLLISNRADSATYDCRGSGNLSTQQKTAFAIKNSLTSSKVDNVTELSVDVEGLRHGLVVTLNTQFGELSVLNVHLKSGCFVDNYSTSDKKACRLLAEQLPVLESWLEKHANSNTIVLGDFNHRLSHGDNQFWQQLTKHQNNASAPLINATKILTGCHPRYPVPIDHILLSNKLANTVKFDPSVHFFADMAEEKMLSDHCAISVSISMR